The DNA region CCATCCATTCAATCCTTTATAAATCTGCGCATGCAAAAATTCTTCACTTGCTGTACATATCCGTGCCTTTAAATTTTTTGCGCAGGAAACCGTTAAATACTTTCCCGAGGAGAGTGTTCACCATGACAGTGTACCTCTTTGATTTCGATGGAACCCTCGTGGACAGCAATCGGGCAGTTGAGAAGGCCCTTCAGCTTGCCATCGAGAGGACAATGCCTGCGGTTATCGAGAGCAATCTCTATGATGATTACTACCAGGCGCTCTTCCTCTTCATAACGGGAAACCTTACCTACCACCACCTCGGCGTTATCCATGAACTGGTGGCCCAGGGCACAATTCACGAATACTACCGGCTTATGCCGGAACTCATACGGGATCTGCCCAATGCGAGAAGAACAGTTAGAACGCTGAAGAGGAGGGGAAGAACGGTCATAAGCTTTTCAGGGGAGCACACCTACCCCGGTGGGAAGGTCATCTTTCTCAAAAAGACGAACTGGTACGACGAGTTCGACTCAATAATAACTTTTAGGAGCACGGGAGATATGCTCCAGAAGTTTGAGGAAATAAGGAAGCGGTACCCGGATGAACCAATAGTTTGGGTTGACGACAGCCCAAGCAGGTTCACGTACATAACCGACGAAAACACCCTCCTCGTTCAGAAAGCGTCCCCTTACAAGCATGACGTAGCCATACTCTTCGAAAGGGACAATTTCGTTAAGATAAAGAACCTAAGGGAGCTGCTTGAGATAGATGAAGAGTTGGAGGAGTTCCTGGGGGGATTCCCGTGAAAGTTTTGGTACTTGGTGCTGGGAACATAGGTAAGGCCGTAGCCTACGATCTGAGGGATGAGTTTGACGTTTACGTTGCTGATCTAAGCGAAGAAAGGCTTGATGCCGTGAAAGACTTTGCCACGCCGATTAAACTCGACGCCTCGAGGTTCGATGAGCTGGTTGAGACACTCAGGAAGTTTGAGCTTGCAGTGGGTACTCTTCCCGGCAAGCTGGGGTATTCTACCGTCAAAGCTGCGATAAAGGCCGGAACTGACCTGGTGGACGTCTCCTTCATGCCCGAAAACCCCCTCGAACTTGGAGACAAGGCGGAAGAAGCCCGGGTTACTGTGATTTTCGATGCGGGCTTCGCGCCGGGCCTGAGTCATATACTGATGGGAAGACTCTGGGCCGAATTCGACGCCCTGGAGGAGGGCCTGATATACGTTGGAGGTCTCCCCAAGCACCCCAGGCCACCACTTTATTACAGAATTACATGGTCACCTAAAGATTTAATTGAAGAATACGTTAGAAGGGCAAGGCTGATACGGAACGGCGAAGTCCTGGGAATAGACCCTCTGAGCGAGGTAAGGAAAGTCCGGATTAAAGACATGGAATTCGAGGCGTTCCCGAGCGACGGATTAAGGAGCCTGCTGTTGAGTGTTAAGGCTAAAAAGCTGGAAGAATGGACTCTAAGGTGGCCGGGACACCTGGAGAAAATAAAAGTCCTCAGGGAGCTGGGGTTCTTCGAGGAGAAGAACCTGGACTTCACTCTCAACGTCATAGCCCCTCTCATGACTTACGAGAGCCCCGATTTCTCGATAATGGAGGTTCTCGCGAAGGGAACCCTAAACGGGGAGAAGAGGGCCGGAAGATACATTGTCTACGATGAAGAGAAAGACGGCCTGAGTTCAATGGGCCGTCTAACCGGCTTCACGGCCTCTTCAGTTGCCAGAATAGTTTCAGAGGGTAGCTGCACCTATGGAGTCATTCCTCCCGAGATACTCGGAATGAGGACAGACACTTTTAACAGAATTCTGGGAGACCTCAGGGATAGAGGCGTAATGATTGAGGGAGGGATCGAAAATGCTTCACCTGATAATAGCTGAGTCAGAACTCGAACTTCCCCCCGAGCCGATTCTGGATCATCCGGCTATACTCAACTACGCGAAGAGACGGGGAAAGAGGCCAGAGGAGATAATACTCGACAGCACCTATCATCACGCCGCCCTCAGGAAGCTTGAGGACGGCGAGAGAAGGGGAAGACCGGACATAGTTCACCTGTGCCTCCTTAATGCCCTCGAAAGCATTCTCAACAAGGAAGGGAAACTGAGGGTTTACGTCCACACCAGGAACGACGATGTGATATACGTAAATCCCGAGATCCGGCTTCCAAGGAACTACACCAGGTTTCTTGGCCTCATGGAGAGCCTCTTCAAGGAGAAGACAGTCCCCAAAGACCTGGGCCTGCTCAGGATGGAGAAAAAAACAATGGACAAACTGATAGATGAGATAAACCCCGACGCGATCTTTGTCATGCACGAAAAGGGAGAAAAGACTAAACCCTGGGAGTTCGGAAGAACCTTGGCCGAGTTCAAAGATCCGGCCGTGATAGTGGGCGGCTTTCCACACGGGGACTTCCGGAAGGTTGACTTTGGTAGGAGAGTAAGCCTGTACGGCGAATCCCTCATGGCCTGGACCGTGGTAAACGAGGTGATAGTCAACGCCGAGAGGTACTATCTCCCATAACTTGAAAGGTTCTCTCTGGGAGATACAGCGACGGTCTTAGGACATTCATAGACGCGTACGACTTAGGTGAAGCCAGCTCTTTACCACGCGAGACGGGGAGATGTTGAGGGAGCGATGGAACTGGCCGGGAGAATGGGCGATATACTTATAAGGAGAAAGTCATCAGTATGATTGGGAAGACCCTATCAAAAGAAAATCCTGTGGGCTGACTCCAATAACAAGACGTTCTACTGGGGGCCCTTTAATAAGCCGGGAGTAAAGCTGTGTTTTAATCAGAAATAATGCCCGGAGGGGCAAGCATGATAGTGGACAGTATGGTTGAGCACGTGAGACGGGGGAGGGTCGACGTAGCCCTGAGATACCTGCGGGAGGAAGAAGACCCAATCATAAGGGCAGAGCTTCTATCGGAGATGCTAAAATTCGCCGAGAGGGTCGAGGATCATCTCGCCATAAAACAAGAGCTGATTGAAACCGCAAATTCTGCAGACGACAGGAAAGAGAGGGCCCTACTTCTGTCCATAGTAGGCGAGGCCCTAATTTCGGCAGGCGAAGAAACGGAAGGGGTAAAGTTCCTAAAAGAGGCCACCAAAACAGCCCAAAGAGTGCCAATCCCCCTGTGGCGGGCCGAGGCTCTAACCGGAGTGGGGATTAATCTGACAAAGGCCGGCTTTTATGAGGACGCATACGACATGTTCGTTAAGGCCTTTGAGGCGCTTATCACTGCAAAAGAGAACGGAACCAGGGAAGCAATACCCCTCGCCTCAAAGATAGCTGAATCCATCGTGAAATCCGTTGAGTTCGTCAGCGATGGTCACTGGGCGATTCTTTTCTTCAGACTTGCGGCTGAGATATACGATTTCATCGGCTTAAGGTTCCCTGCGGCATCGATCAGGGCAAAGGAAAAGATAGTCGAGCGTGCAATTGACGGGGATATCGCCTGCCTCAGAAGACTCCTTGCCGAGGACAGGGTCGATGATGCGATACTTCTAACGAGATATCTCCCTCTGGAATACCGGCCCCTTGGCCTTCTCGAGGTGGCCTTCTGGTTATACTCTACGGATCATCCAGAACTCGCCAAACCCCTCTTTGATGAGGCCCACGAGATACTCCGCAGGATAAAGAGCGAGAAAGGCACCATAAATGAGCTGGAGATATCCAGCGTAGCAATCGACTTTGCAAAGCTAGGAAAACCCGAGCTGGCCTCTAAACTGGCTGATCTCTTGGATAGGGAAGACCTTCTCTCGGAGGTTCTCAGCAGGGTAGCCGTGGCCCATTACCGGGCAGGGGACGAGTTCCTGGCCAGAGCTATAGCCCGCACTATACCTGACGAAAGCATTAAGAGGAAGACCCTCCAGCAGATTGGCGGTGAAGCTCATGTGGGATACGAGCAAGGACTACCGGTTGTTAGTGGCAGAGAAAAGCGTTGAACTGTTCCTAAAGACGGTAGAAAGGGCGAAGTTTAAGGGCAAGTGGGACAAAAAGAGGGCCATCCAGCTCGCCAGGGAGATGATACCCGAGATACAGACGATGAAGTACACCTACGTTGATCCGGTGGAGCTCGTTGACACACCGCAGATGAAGGCCCTAAAGGAGAAGGCCGAGGGCATAATCGAGGCCCTGGGTGGGGAGGACTGGCACCATAAATTCCTGAGCCTCGCAGACAAAAGCGAGCGCGAGAAGGTCGAGGAGACGATAGCTAAAATAAAGTTCTTCCTCAACACTATTCTCAACCTGGACAAACGCCTCGCCCTCGGCAAGATAAACGACCCGGTCATAGCGGTCGACATAAAAGTCGGCGAGGTCATGAGCGTCGCCAAACATCCAAACGCGGACCGCCTGCTCGTCACAAACGTAAACATTGGCGATAGGGCCATAACAGTTGTCACCAATGACCTGACGGTTAAGGAAGGCAACAGGGTTGCCGTGGCCCTGCTACCCCCGGTAAACTTCAGGGGTATCACCAGCGAGGGCATGTTCCTCGGTGCCGGGGAAGGGGTTTTAAAGGACGTTAAGGGGGAAATCGGCGGACTCCCAAAGGGGGTTCCGCTTGAGGCCTTTGTCGAGACGAGAAATTCTGTGGAGGCGTTTTTGAAAGGCTAAGGGAGAATCCCACGCTGAGTACATCGAAAGCCCCTTTTCATTCCTTTCCGATAGCCTTAAATCAACTTTCTTCCAGTCCTTTTGGTTGATAGCATGGATGTCCTTAAGGAGTGGGACGTTAAGGTCAAGCTCGTGAAGACCAAGCGGGGAGCGATCCTTCACATGATAGAGCTCGAACCGGGGCACTTCTACATTGAGCAGAACCCGCTGAAGGATTCCAAGTACGGGGTTGCCTACAGGAAAATAAAGGAGAACTTCCCGGAGTTCTACATGTTCTGGGAAATAAAGAACAACCGCTACACAGGCAAGCTTTTAGCTGGGGCGTTCCTCGAAAAGAAGGAGATAGACGACTTCATCACCCAGCTCGCCAAGAGTGAGGAGTACAAGAAGTTCGAGGAAATACTTGAGGAGATTGAGGGGTGAGCTCGGCCCTTTTTTCTCATCATTCTTCCGTCAGATACCCTAGAGGTCGTCATCGCTCGTTTTATCCTCTCCAGAGGGGTTAAAAGAGTAGCGGCTCGGATAGTATACCCATCATCATGGTTCAGCTACCGTGAGGCTCCTCATAGCCATGAGTGTGCTACTCCAAAGTTGAGAGGACTTCATTATAAACCCCCTCTATCTCCGAGGCAACCACTTTCCATGAGTACCTCCTTTCCACCGCCCTTCTTCCGGCCCTTCCAAGTCCCTCCGCCAGTTTTTCATCACCCAGAATGGCCTGAACTGCCTCTTTAAGGGCTACCTCATCACCGGGCGGAACCAAAAGACCGCTTCCGCTTTCCTTTACAACCTCCGGAATCCCGCCAACGTTTGAAGCTACGACTGGAATCCCGGAGGCCATGGCTTCGAGGATTACTATACCAAAGGCCTCCGCAGTTGTGGAGGGAAGCACAAAGACGTCCGCCATCCCAAACAGCTTGGGGAGAGTATCTCCAGACACGTAGCCTGTGAAGATAACCCTGTCCTCGATTCCAAGGAATCTGGCCTGCGCCTTCAGGAAGGGCAGCATCTCGCCCGAGCCAACCATTAGGAGGGTTATATCATCAACCTCCTCAGCAAGGTTCTGGAAGGCGTTTAGGAGGACGTGAGGCCCCTTCCTGAAGGACATCCTGCTGACGTACAAAACAACGCGCCCCTCAATCCCGAGCTCCTCCTTCACGCGCTCCTTTTCCTTTTGACTGAGGGGCCTGAAGACCTCGTCGTCAACCCCGTTGGGGATTACCCTGACGGGGACGTCGGTAAAGTGCTCTATAAAGGCCCTGGCGGCGTTGCTGACCGCTATTATCTCGTGGGGAAAGCTCAGGTAATGGTTGAACAGTGGAAAGGTCAGGCCCAGGGCCCTCCAGAGGGGCGATTCGTGGGAGAAAGAAATGCTGTGGGTCGTCAACAAAGTGGCCTTTCCGAGGTTCCGCCCGGCCTTCACGGCTTTCAGCGACAGAGGCGTGAAGGCGTGGTGCGCATGAACCACTTCAAAGTCCCTCAGGAACTCCCCAAGCTCAAGGTTGGACCTCAGGCTGTAAGTTATGTTTATGTCGAGGATGGGGCTAATGGTTCCCGGAATCTTAACGAGTTCGATTCCCAGTTCCTCAAGCTCTTCCTCCTTTCCTGTCTTGAGGTCGTTCGTCGCTATGGCAACCTCGTGGCCCCTCTTCCGGAGGTGAAGGGCGAGGTAGTGCATGTGACTGGCCACTCCGCCGACCTTTGGATAGTACCAGTCGCTGACGAGGGCTATCCTCATGAACCTCCCCCCGCGAGGAGGAGCACTGCGCTCATTGCCGCATCGAAGGCACGGTAGGCAGTTTTTGAATCAATGTCCAAACCCCTCTTAGCTACCACCAGGGATGAGAGGACGGCCATTGGCGGGGTGAGGGTGTAGAGGACGATCCCAATGGCGAGGAGCGAAAAGATGTCCACGAGAACCTCGCTCTTTCCCTTACCGATTACCACGGGCGTTGTCCTGAGTCCTGCCTTTAGGTCGCTCTCGTAATCCCCAAGGTGGTTCCTCAGCTCAAGGGCGAACGAGTAGAAGGTTACGGCAACCGTAATCCATACCTCAGCCCGCGAAAGGCTCCCATCGACCAGCGCACCGTACAGGAATGGTAATCCGCCGAAGAAAAGTCCGTGGGAGAGGACATCGACCACTGGCCTTGCCTTCAGCCTCGGTGGAGCGGAGTAGAGGGTCGCAAGGGCTGTCATGAGGGCGTAAACCGCAAAGGCCTCTCGATTCAGGGTAAAGGCGAGAGCCATTCCAGCCGTTGCGAGGAGGCCTGACAGCACAAGCCCTTCCTTCAGCGTCAGCTCCCCGGACGCCACCGGGTTCTTACGGGCCTTAACCGGGTTCAGCGAATCCGTGTCAACGTCAAAGCAGTTGTTTATCGAGAACGCGTACCACACGAAAAAGACGCCGGCTATAAAGGCGGTTATCAATTTTTCCGGCCCTGCTTCCGGGAGGTTCATAAACAGGGCCAGTCCTATCAGAGCAACGTACGCCCTTCCCTCGAAGGGCCGGAGGTTCTTGATCACCGCTGAAACCGATGCCATGGCCTTCACCACCTTCCCCCTTGAGGAAAACGTTATAAACCTTTTCACCAGTTCGTGAACAGGTATGAAAGAAAAATTTCAGAGGGGGAGGTATGGAAGACATCCTCCGGATCCTCGCGAGGGGCCTGAAATTCTTTGAACTCGGAGAAACGGAAATCAGGATTTACTCCCTTCTTCAGCGGGAGTCGCTGACGCCGAGACAGATTGCGAAAGCCCTCGGCCTGTCGGAGAGAATCGTCAGGGAGAAGCTGAAGCACCTCCTTGAACTGGGCCTGATCGAGAGAACGCTCGTAAACAGGGGCTGGCTGGGCTACGTTTACTACGCCAAGGCCCCCCAGGAGGCTCTCAAGGGGCTTTTAAGCCGCATTGAGTCCACGCTAAAGGCGGTGGAGAAGGAGACAAATCTTGAAGGATAAAGTCAAAGAGAATCTCAGAAACATCTCCGGTTTGGCGGGTCCTGGCTCCGATCGATCCTTCCAGCCCTAAGGGCGAGGCTTTCAGGAAAAATTATAAAAATCACCTCTGAAGTTCTTGGGCTTTTTTGGCGAGCTCCTGAAGCTGGAGCTCAAGCTTCTGAAGGGCCTCCTGGGTTCTCGCTATGGCCCCATCGTAATCCCGGATTCTTCCCTCCAGGTAGGAGACCGCATCATTTATCTCCTTCTCCACAGCATAACCTGCCCCGACGCTGACTATGGCGTGTTTCTTATCAACTACGACCCCTTTAAGAAACGATCCGGCCCCGATTGGAACAAGAATCTCGGGTTTTTCCTCTTCCACATTTTCAAGCTTCTCCAGGGTCTCCCTGACGGCCAGGAACTCGTTTCTTCCTAAGGTCAAAAGTTCCAGGTTCTGGGCCAGCAACTGTGCCTGGGCCTGGAGAAGCTGATACTCGTAAGCCAGACGCTCAAGCTTCTCGTTTCTCTCCGCCATTATCATCACCTCCCTCTCCTTCCCCCCACCCTTTAAAGGGTTTTTCACTCCTTTCTTTTAAAAATGTCAACCCTCGTGATTATGCCCACGACCTTTCCGTTTTTATCCTGGACAAGCACTGCCGGATGTTCTTCCAGAAGGTATTTGACAACTTCCAGATCCTCCTCCTCGTTCACTATTGGGAAAGGTTCGTCCATAACCTCGACGACTTTCCTGTCGTATATATTTTCGTACTCCAGACTGCGCCTCACCAGGGCCCTCTCCGTCACCGAGCCCACGACCTTATTGCCGCTTATTACCGGTATCTGGGAAATGTTGTGGGCATTCATGAGTTTTATGACGTCTTCGACTTTCTCATAGGGCTTGACCGAGATGACGGGTGAAGACATAACATCTCTTGCCTTGGGCAGGGCCTTTTTACACTCCAGGAGAGCCTGGAGAATCCTGTTAAAGGTCGAGAGCCTAGGGTCAACTTTACCGCTCTCGAGTTTGGCTATATAAGCCTGCGTAACCCCGGACTTTTTGGCCAGCTCCTCCTGTGTTATTCCCAGTTCCTTGCGTATCTTCCTTATGAAGGTAGGGTCGATCGGACGAGGTATGGAAACCGTAATGACCACCGGTTATACCATGATCACCGGGGTTAATAAACCTTATCGGCCGGCCTGGCCTGGGGTCATTTCAGCTGCGATGAATACCACTCCACCGTCTTCTTGAGCCCCTCCTCCAGTGACCACCCGGGTTCGAAGCCGAGCTTCCTTATCTCGCTTATGTCCGCGAGGCTGTACCTTATGTCACCAGGTCTCGGCTTGTCGAAGAGTATCGAAGCTTTAGAGCCTGTTATTTCGATGACCTTCATAGCCAGCTCAAGGATACTCGTCTCCTTGCCCGTTGCCACGTTGAAGACCCCGCCGTTCGCCTTCCTGCTCTCCGCAACGAGGAGGTTAGCCTTGACGACGTCCTTAACGTAGATAAAATCACGCGTCTGCTTTCCATCGCCAAAGATGACGAGGGGCTCGTTCTTCAAAGCTCGGTTTATGAAGATGCTTATAACTCCGGCGTACTGGTTAAACCCCTGCCTTGGCCCGAAGACGTTGAAGTAGCGGAGAGCAACCACGGGTAAACCGTAGAGCTCGTGGAAGACCCTGAGGTATTCCTCAGCGGTTGCCTTCGTGACGCCGTAGGGCGAGAGGGGCCTCGGCCTCTCCGTTTCTTTAAGGGGGAGGTTTGGATTGTCCCCGTAGACGGCGGCAGAGGATGCAAAGATAAGCTTCCCGTGGCCCTCGAGAAGGGCCCTGAGGATGTTGAGAGTTCCCACAACGTTTACCTCCTCCGTGAAAACCGGGTCCCTAACGCTCTCGACGACGCTTACCTGTGCGGCCTCGTGAAAGACGTAATCCGCGTTGCTTATGGGCTCGGCAATG from Thermococcus zilligii AN1 includes:
- a CDS encoding HAD family hydrolase — protein: MTVYLFDFDGTLVDSNRAVEKALQLAIERTMPAVIESNLYDDYYQALFLFITGNLTYHHLGVIHELVAQGTIHEYYRLMPELIRDLPNARRTVRTLKRRGRTVISFSGEHTYPGGKVIFLKKTNWYDEFDSIITFRSTGDMLQKFEEIRKRYPDEPIVWVDDSPSRFTYITDENTLLVQKASPYKHDVAILFERDNFVKIKNLRELLEIDEELEEFLGGFP
- a CDS encoding saccharopine dehydrogenase family protein translates to MKVLVLGAGNIGKAVAYDLRDEFDVYVADLSEERLDAVKDFATPIKLDASRFDELVETLRKFELAVGTLPGKLGYSTVKAAIKAGTDLVDVSFMPENPLELGDKAEEARVTVIFDAGFAPGLSHILMGRLWAEFDALEEGLIYVGGLPKHPRPPLYYRITWSPKDLIEEYVRRARLIRNGEVLGIDPLSEVRKVRIKDMEFEAFPSDGLRSLLLSVKAKKLEEWTLRWPGHLEKIKVLRELGFFEEKNLDFTLNVIAPLMTYESPDFSIMEVLAKGTLNGEKRAGRYIVYDEEKDGLSSMGRLTGFTASSVARIVSEGSCTYGVIPPEILGMRTDTFNRILGDLRDRGVMIEGGIENASPDNS
- a CDS encoding 16S rRNA methyltransferase, with the translated sequence MLHLIIAESELELPPEPILDHPAILNYAKRRGKRPEEIILDSTYHHAALRKLEDGERRGRPDIVHLCLLNALESILNKEGKLRVYVHTRNDDVIYVNPEIRLPRNYTRFLGLMESLFKEKTVPKDLGLLRMEKKTMDKLIDEINPDAIFVMHEKGEKTKPWEFGRTLAEFKDPAVIVGGFPHGDFRKVDFGRRVSLYGESLMAWTVVNEVIVNAERYYLP
- a CDS encoding tRNA-binding protein; translated protein: MWDTSKDYRLLVAEKSVELFLKTVERAKFKGKWDKKRAIQLAREMIPEIQTMKYTYVDPVELVDTPQMKALKEKAEGIIEALGGEDWHHKFLSLADKSEREKVEETIAKIKFFLNTILNLDKRLALGKINDPVIAVDIKVGEVMSVAKHPNADRLLVTNVNIGDRAITVVTNDLTVKEGNRVAVALLPPVNFRGITSEGMFLGAGEGVLKDVKGEIGGLPKGVPLEAFVETRNSVEAFLKG
- a CDS encoding DUF7132 family protein produces the protein MDVLKEWDVKVKLVKTKRGAILHMIELEPGHFYIEQNPLKDSKYGVAYRKIKENFPEFYMFWEIKNNRYTGKLLAGAFLEKKEIDDFITQLAKSEEYKKFEEILEEIEG
- a CDS encoding glycosyltransferase family 4 protein; the encoded protein is MRIALVSDWYYPKVGGVASHMHYLALHLRKRGHEVAIATNDLKTGKEEELEELGIELVKIPGTISPILDINITYSLRSNLELGEFLRDFEVVHAHHAFTPLSLKAVKAGRNLGKATLLTTHSISFSHESPLWRALGLTFPLFNHYLSFPHEIIAVSNAARAFIEHFTDVPVRVIPNGVDDEVFRPLSQKEKERVKEELGIEGRVVLYVSRMSFRKGPHVLLNAFQNLAEEVDDITLLMVGSGEMLPFLKAQARFLGIEDRVIFTGYVSGDTLPKLFGMADVFVLPSTTAEAFGIVILEAMASGIPVVASNVGGIPEVVKESGSGLLVPPGDEVALKEAVQAILGDEKLAEGLGRAGRRAVERRYSWKVVASEIEGVYNEVLSTLE
- a CDS encoding UbiA prenyltransferase family protein, whose amino-acid sequence is MASVSAVIKNLRPFEGRAYVALIGLALFMNLPEAGPEKLITAFIAGVFFVWYAFSINNCFDVDTDSLNPVKARKNPVASGELTLKEGLVLSGLLATAGMALAFTLNREAFAVYALMTALATLYSAPPRLKARPVVDVLSHGLFFGGLPFLYGALVDGSLSRAEVWITVAVTFYSFALELRNHLGDYESDLKAGLRTTPVVIGKGKSEVLVDIFSLLAIGIVLYTLTPPMAVLSSLVVAKRGLDIDSKTAYRAFDAAMSAVLLLAGGGS
- a CDS encoding helix-turn-helix domain-containing protein produces the protein MEDILRILARGLKFFELGETEIRIYSLLQRESLTPRQIAKALGLSERIVREKLKHLLELGLIERTLVNRGWLGYVYYAKAPQEALKGLLSRIESTLKAVEKETNLEG
- the pfdA gene encoding prefoldin subunit alpha; this encodes MAERNEKLERLAYEYQLLQAQAQLLAQNLELLTLGRNEFLAVRETLEKLENVEEEKPEILVPIGAGSFLKGVVVDKKHAIVSVGAGYAVEKEINDAVSYLEGRIRDYDGAIARTQEALQKLELQLQELAKKAQELQR
- a CDS encoding CBS domain-containing protein, which codes for MVITVSIPRPIDPTFIRKIRKELGITQEELAKKSGVTQAYIAKLESGKVDPRLSTFNRILQALLECKKALPKARDVMSSPVISVKPYEKVEDVIKLMNAHNISQIPVISGNKVVGSVTERALVRRSLEYENIYDRKVVEVMDEPFPIVNEEEDLEVVKYLLEEHPAVLVQDKNGKVVGIITRVDIFKRKE
- a CDS encoding SDR family oxidoreductase; translation: MLRNKLIVVTGGAGFIGSHIAEELVRDNEVIVIDNLHTGKEENVPPGAKLIKADVRDYQSIAEPISNADYVFHEAAQVSVVESVRDPVFTEEVNVVGTLNILRALLEGHGKLIFASSAAVYGDNPNLPLKETERPRPLSPYGVTKATAEEYLRVFHELYGLPVVALRYFNVFGPRQGFNQYAGVISIFINRALKNEPLVIFGDGKQTRDFIYVKDVVKANLLVAESRKANGGVFNVATGKETSILELAMKVIEITGSKASILFDKPRPGDIRYSLADISEIRKLGFEPGWSLEEGLKKTVEWYSSQLK